The proteins below are encoded in one region of Tiliqua scincoides isolate rTilSci1 chromosome 7, rTilSci1.hap2, whole genome shotgun sequence:
- the UBE2N gene encoding ubiquitin-conjugating enzyme E2 N has protein sequence MAGLPRRIIKETQRLLAEPVPGIKAEPDESNARYFHVVIAGPQDSPFEGGTFKLELFLPEEYPMAAPKVRFMTKIYHPNVDKLGRICLDILKDKWSPALQIRTVLLSIQALLSAPNPDDPLANDVAEQWKTNEAQAIETARAWTRLYAMNNI, from the exons GAAACCCAGCGCTTGCTGGCTGAACCTGTTCCTGGAATAAAGGCCGAGCCGGATGAAAGCAATGCACGTTATTTTCATGTGGTCATTGCAGGTCCACAGGATTCCCCCTTTGAGGGTGGGACATTTAAACTTGAACTATTCCTTCCTGAAGAATACCCAATGGCAGCTCCGAAAGTACGTTTCATGACCAAAATTTATCATCCTAACGTAGACAAATTGGGAAGAATATGTTTAGATATTTTGAAAG ATAAATGGTCTCCAGCTTTGCAGATCCGTACAGTTCTGCTATCAATCCAGGCTTTGTTAAGTGCTCCCAACCCAGATGATCCACTAGCAAATGATGTAGCTGAGCAGTGGAAGACCAATGAAGCCCAAGCCATAGAAACAG CCAGAGCATGGACTAGGCTATATGCCATGAATAATATTTAA